TTTAGGTTTTGCGCTGATGCCTATTTATGTATTCTTCACTTATCATTAAACAGACCTATCATGATTTTAGATTCAAAAATACCACAAGGCCCATTGGAACAAAAATGGGATAATTATAAAAAGAAAGCTAAGCTCGTAAATCCGGCCAACCGTAAAAAACTGGATGTTATTGTTGTAGGAACAGGTCTGGCAGGAAGTTCAATTGCTGCTTCTTTAGGTGAAATGGGTTATAATGTGAAGTCATTTTGCTTCCAGGACAGCCCCAGAAGAGCACACTCTGTAGCTGCACAAGGCGGTGTAAATGCCGCTAAAAACTATAAAAACGATGGTGACAGCGTTTACAGAATGTTTGTAGATACCTTGAAAGGAGGTGACTTTAGGGCACGTGAAGCCAATGTTTACCGAATGGCAGAATGCTCCCTAAACCTCATCGATCAATCTGTAGCCCAAGGGGTGCCTTTCGGACGTGAATATGGTGGCTACCTTAATAACCGTTCCTTCGGAGGAGTTCAGGTAAGCCGAACATTCTACGCCAGAGGGCAAACAGGTCAGCAACTACTTTTGGGAGCGTATCAGGCATTAATGAGACAAGTCGGGAAAGGTTCTGTACAATTGTTTTCAAGGCATGAGATGCTTGATTTGGTCACCATTGATGGCAAGGCCAGAGGAATCATCGTAAGGAATTTAGACACCGGAGAAATTGAACGTCATGCAGCACATGCTGTAATACTGGCAACAGGAGGCTATGGAAAGATCTATTACCTTTCTACATTAGCCATGGGGTGCAATGGTTCTGCTATCTGGAGAGCCCATAAAAAAGGTGCTTTAATGGCTTCCCCAAGCTGGATTCAGGTACACCCTACTTCACTTCCGCAATCCGGAGATTATCAATCTAAATTAACATTGATGTCTGAATCATTGCGTAATGACGGACGAATCTGGGTTCCGTTGAAAAAGGATGAAAACAGACCTCCAAATGATATTCCTGAGAGTGAAAGGGATTATTATCTTGAAAGAAGATATCCTGCTTTCGGAAATCTGGCTCCAAGAGATATTTCATCCCGTGCTGCCAAGGAAAGAATTGATGCTGGGTTTGGAATCGGGCCTCTGAAAAATGCAGTGTACCTTGATTTTTCCAAGGCCATTAAAGAACAGGGAAAAGATAAGATTCAGGAGAAATATGGAAACTTATTTGATATGTATCTTAAGATTACAGGATATGATGCCTATAAAGAACCCATGATGATTTCTCCATCAGCACACTTTTCAATGGGTGGACTATGGGTAGACTATGAACTGATGACTACTGTTCCGGGATTATTTGCGTTAGGGGAAGCTAATTTTGCGGACCACGGTGCCAATAGACTGGGTGCCAATTCTCTTTTACAAGCTTCCGTGGATGGTTACTTCATTGCTCCATATACCATTGCTAATTATCTGGCTAATGAAATTCACACCGGAAAAATTTCACCGGATGCTCCTGAATTTGAAAAGGCTGAAAACGCGGTTAAAAACCAGATTCAGGATTTAATCAATATCAAAGGAACTAAAACCGTTGACTATTTTCATAAAACATTAGGCAAGCTCTTATATGATTATTGTGGATTGGCCAGAACTGAAGAAGGATTGAAATATGCCATTCAGGAAATAAGAAAACTTAAGCAGGAATTCCACAAGGAGGTAAGGGTTTCCGGACAAGGTGATACCATGAATACGGAACTGGAAAAGGCAGGCCGTGTTGCCGATTATTTTGAGATTGGAGAACTGATGTGCTATGATGCCTTAACCCGTAATGAATCCTGCGGAGCACACTTCCGGGAAGAATACCAGACACCGGATGGTGAAGCACTGAGAAACGATACAGACTATCAGTTTATCTCTGCATGGGCATGGACAGGTGAAAACGGCGAGCCTGAACTGATCAAGGAACCTTTGATCTTTGAAGAAATACAGCCAACGGTAAGAAGTTACAAATAAAAAACAAAAATTATGGATTTACACCTTAAGATATGGAGACAGAAAGACAAAAAAAGTGAGGGAAAACTAGTCAATTATGATCTAAAAGGCTTAAACTCCCACATGTCTTTCCTAGAAATGCTGGATACTTTAAACGAAAAACTGATCACCGAGGGAGATGAACCTGTAGAATTTGATCACGACTGTCGTGAAGGAATCTGTGGACAATGCGGAATGATGATCAACGGTATTGCCCATGGTCCTCTAAAAAATACTACGACTTGCCAACTTCACCTACGATCTTTTAAGGATGGGGAAACTATTTTAATAGAACCATTCCGGGCAGAGGCTTTTCCGGTGAAGAAAGACTTAAAGGTAGACCGTTCTGCCTTTGACAGAATTATTTCTTCCGGCGGTTTTGTATCTATAAATACAGGGCAGGCTCCGGATGCCACAGCAATTCCGGTTACTCACCAGACTGCTGAAGAAGCCTTTGATTCTGCTGCCTGCATTGGATGTGGTGCCTGCGTTGCCACCTGTAAAAACGGAAGTGCCGCATTATTTACTTCAGCAAAGATTACACATATGGCATTGCTTCCACAAGGTAAGGAAGAAAGAAGCAAACGTGTTCTGGATATGGTTTCCCAGATGGATGGCGAATTATTCGGACACTGCTCTAATACGGAAGCCTGTGAAGTGGAATGTCCACAGGGAATTTCAGTACTGAATATTGCCAGAATGAATTTTGAATATAACAGAGCTTTGTTTTTTAAGAAAAAATAATTGAATTAAAAAAGCGAAGAAAATAAGAAAGGGCAAATGGACCAATTGGTAGATTTGCCCTTTTATGTTTACATTCTTACACTAAGCTCCCGATATATAGTCTTCCAAGGGGAATTTTCATCATAATGAATATCAATGATGCCCTGTTTAGAGACAGAAGAAAAGTATAATACTATTGTTTAATGACCTCTTTTCTATTAAACTTCTTTCTCGAAGTAAAGTCTGTAGTATTTTCCTTTATCATCTTCACCCGTTTCCAGTTTCTGTCTGTCTCCATGAATGTAGATATGGAAATTTTTGTCCAGCTTGATGATACTTTTAAAGTGTCTTTGGGTCTTTTTTACTGCGGCTTCACTAATTGGGAATTCTTCTGCGATATTCACCTGCATATCCTGTTCGTAATCAGTTTTAAAGTTCACGAAACTTTCAATTACATGCTCGTCTCCCAATACCTCATTAGCAAATTCATCCAGTTTAAACTCTTCCTTTTCCTTAAAGAAATTGATGGATTTATTCAGGAAATCAGCCTGATCAGCCTTTGAAACCTCAAATTCCTGTGGCAATTGCTTTGTAATATAATCTTTGTATACCATCAATGCTTCCTGCGTGTGGAAGTATTCATCGTCACGTTGTTTTACCTTTAAGAAATCCTCAAACCAATAATACATATCACCGTTTTTGTTGTTGTCTACAACGGAAAGTACGTATCCTGTATCTTTATTATTATTGTGGATTAAGGCTGCTTTATCAATTTTAGATAAACCAATTCCCATGTCTTTTTCTATGTCAAATGTTTCATCCTGCGGATTAATTTTCAGGAATGATTCTCTTTTTTCAGTTTTGAAAATTCCGATCTTGTCTACTCTATCCGGACGGTCACTTTCATCTTCAAAAAGAACAATGAACAACTCTCCTCCCTGAACTCTTGGGTTTTCAGCAGCTTCGAAAAGATGTTTTGCAATATTTTCAGCTTCCCAAATGAACTTGGACTTATCTTCAAAAATTTCAGATACTGCACTGTAAACCGGATTGTTCACCAGGTACGTATCACTGTAAAAATGGAAAGTTTCTTCTGATTTGAAAGAACCTAAAAAGTAATTCTCAAGCAGTTCTGCCATTCCTTCCTCCAACTTCAATTCCTCCTGGGAAAGCGTTAAAGATTCTCCGTTGATCTTATTTCCGACTCTGTGTACTATTATTTTTGAAAACATCTTCTGAATATTTGGACTGCAAAGATATTCATTCTATTCTTTATGCAAAACTTAAAAATAGGAATGATTTTGTTTTAGGTTGCGCTAAATTTTTTGAACCGTAAAAGCCACAAAAGCTTTATTTTAAAACACTTTAGTTCCCTTTAAAATTTAAAATAATGCAGTAAAAAGCTCACTAAAGGTGAAAATTTCAGATTTTCAAAACTTAGGTGTACTTCTTATACATAAAGCTTTTCACTTCAAATAACTTAAGTGCTATAATCCTTTTGTGAGTTTTGTAGTTTACACAAACAGATTAACCTTAAATGCTTGATGATTAAAAAAAATGATTTTTCCAATTTGATAAAACCCTTATCATTTTGAAATGCTTTTTTCATTTTAAATCTTCGATAAAAACATACCAAACACTTAATAATCAATACACTAAATAAAATAAGCATTCAACGGAATACCATTGGTATCATCATTTGAAAACATGGAAAAAATGGACTTGAAAACATTAAACAGAATAGACAGGCTAAGAAGATTAAAAAGCAGAGGACCTAAGACTCCCAAATGGCTAAAGCCTTACCACCTACTTTTTATCGCCTTTTTAACCATTTTCATCTTTGGAGCCATTATAAAGGTACTTGAACAAAACCGCATTTAAAAAAATATAATATGAACTATTTACAGGCCGTACAGGAAATCACAGAATTGGTTCCTGACTTTGAAACTGAACTTAAAGAGCATAGAAATCCAACTTCGTACAGTGTTATCAGGACATTCACGGAGCGTATCAAAAACATGATCCGCCAGAATGACAGTAATCTGCTACTCAAAAGCTTACAAAAGATGGACAAAATTTACACCGATGGAGATGTTGCCTTAAAAAATGCAATTGATAACACATTTATCTATTCTTTGGACAATTTTACAGCTTTTTGCAGCAAGGAAGACCGAAAAATGATCTTTAGTCATATTTCTTCTACCCTGAAAAGTAGCTATTCGAGACAGATTTACAACCACGGCATATAAAGGTTTTATTACATTTTTCACCCGTTTCATTACAAAGTGTTTAAATTAAACAAAATTAAAAATAACTCACAATCAATAGATTATGAAAAACAAAATCAGAAAAATTTCAGATTGGAAAACCTGGAAAACTACGACTAATAGACACAATTCAGAGATATTACTCACTCACATCGCTGTGATCGTTGGTGTATTTATTTTTGCAGCTTGTCTTTAAATTTTGGTATACATTTAGCTTCAATAAAAAGTGTTTGAAAAATTCTTAATTATGATGAAAGTACAAATGCAAACTATTAATCAAAAAATAGCTGTTGAATACTTAAAATTTTTCTATCCGCCACTTCGCAAGGAAATCATACAGTTATCTGTTCATGATAATTTTGCAGGAATTATGCAGGCTACCGTTAATTATCTGAAAGGCCTGCTGCAGGAATCTAAGATCAACATTATTGCCCATCACATCAAACTTATGGACGGTCTTTACAGGAATGGAAATTCTTATGTAAGAACCATGATTGAAAATATCTTCATAAGGTCTTTTGAAAGTTTTAAAAAGCATGCAAAAATCCAGCATTGGAAACTTCTTTATCATTATATGCCTGTGAGCTTCCAGATTATTTATAATGAGCAGCAGAAGCAAGACCAGATCTACTTTGGGAAATAAATAGCTTTTATAGAGGCGAAATCGCAAAGAGGTAAATCGGCACAATTGCTTACTGAAGTCTTCCGATATCTTTTACTAAAAAGAGGGAGGAAAGAATATATTTGGTAGCAATTTAAATCTTTTAACTTCTTTGCCATTTCGCCTTTTTTGCTTTCCTATTATAAAACCTTACTTTTGCAAAAAAACCCATGAAATACTCTTTTTATACTGTCATGATGTTGTTGTCCCTGATTTCATGCGGAAATAATGACAATATAATTGATGATCCAAGGCCTATTGATCATGAAATTCGGAATTTTGAATTCAGAAATTATACGGTAAAAAACACTGTTTTGTATAAAGGATCATCGGGACAAAAGTCAACTCCTGAAGAATCTTACTTGAAAAACTATTGGAGTTCTTATCAGCAGCCGACATGGAAAATCATCGGCCTTGATTTGAAACACAATTCCATAAAATTGATTTCAGGAACTTCTGCGAATGCATCATACCCTATCAAAATCATTAATGATTCTGTATTAATCAATGAAAATGGCATTAAGCCCAATTACTTAGGAGATTTCAATAAAGAGACCTCAACATTTACTCTTAAAAGAACTTTCAGATATATCAAAAAGGCTCCAAGAGACCACGGTGCGTTATTTATTAACCAAAATACAGATTTTGGTATCACTCAATATGAAAATGTCTTTGGAACTGTTTTTAGTTCTCCCTCTGAAATGACGGAAGCAGATGACACCATTCTTTGGAGCAATATAGAATATCATTACAAATCATTGTAAATTAAAATTTTGTTAGAAAAAACTCCCCAAACATATTTTGTTTGGGGAGTTTTTTTTATTTCAATTGATTCAATAATGTTTCTTCAAAAACTAAAATCGGATTTTACTTTTTCACAAATACATTTTCAATGATCTGTAGTTCTTCTTTTTTCAGTTTTGAGGTTTTCTCAAGCTTTGCAATAAAAGTGGCTACTTCTTCAGGAGTTGATGGTGAACCCAGGTTTTCTCCCTTAGCATTAAATGAATCTGCTAATACTTCTCCTTTTGGATTTAGGATTAGCCAAAAAGGAAGTCCTGCATTTTCTCCTTTATATTTATTCATTAGCTCCTGTCCGCCAGGATTTTCAAGGGATTTTTTTTCACCTCTTTCCTGAACGTCTACATAAGCCGTAACAAACTTCTTATCAAAAAGAGGTTTGGTTTCTGGAAGATTCATATTCTTTTCCATCATCTTGCACCATTTGCACCACGAAGCATGAAACATTAGTAGAACATTTTTCTTACCCGCTTTAGCCTCTGTAAGTGCTTTATTTAATACCACATCTGCTTTTTCCTGTGCTGTTCCTAACTGAAATAACAGTAAGGCAACCACTACAATAATCTTAGAATATTTCATTGAATTTTTATTTTATGCTATACGAATGTAGGAATTTTACAAGAAAAAGATTGTTCATTTATTTTAATTATTTTTAAATAGAAATGAATATAGAATACAAAAATTATATCCCTACAATCAGGGGTTATCTTCAATACGGGAAATTAATTACTTTTACATTCTATTAAAATAATACCGGAATGAAGAAGATTGGAATATCAATCATTATAGCTTTGTCTTCGATGCTAAGTGCACAGACTAAACAACAGGTTGATGCTTTCTATGCAGCCATCAGTAGTAATGATTTATCGTTGGTAAAAAAACTAACGGAACAGGGATATCCTATTAAAGCTGTTCTTTCGGATCAGATTTTACCCGTAAAGGCAGCTATCTGGAAAAAAAACCTACCCATGGTAGAGTACATGGTGAATAAGGGTGCTAATATCACTGCAGACAAAACCCTGATTGATACAGCCATTGAATATGGAAGCCCGGAAATTACTCGTTATCTTCTTGGAAAGGGGCTTTATGCTCAAAATGCATTATATACTGCCATTTTTTATGAAAATTTTGAAATTGCAAAGGAGCTTTATGTTAACCATCAACCTCAGAAAACTGAAAGAGAAGACCTTGGTAAATTTCTATTGCTATCCGTAAAAAATAATGATCTTGAGTTTATAAAGAAAGTTCCTCTAAAAGGTAAAGACTCTCCCATAGATTATTTTGATTATGACGGATACAATGCATTGCTTTATGCTGTAGAAAAGAATTATACTGAGATTGCGAAATATCTTTTGTCTCAGGGCGCTGATAAAAAATCCAGAATCACCTTTGAAACAGATAACGGAATTGTTGAGGGGAAAACCGCTTTACAGTTTGCAAAAGCCAATAAAAACACAGAACTTATCAGGCTTTTAAAGTAAACACATTCACCATAATCACCATGAAAAAACTAATATTCCTTATTTCCGCTTCCATTTTTTTAGGCTGTAATAAGACCTCAAAAACAGAATCCAGCAAAGTAAACCACGCTACATTGTTAGTGGCTACTGAAGGCCATATCTTTAACTTTAATCTTGACGAAAATAAAATGGCCTGGCAATATAAAAGTGCCATAGACAGTGCCGGCAACAGAAATCTCTTTACACTGGATGGGCAGAATATTTTCATGCCTTTTGAAAGTGGAAAGCTAATTAATTTTGATATTAATAGCGGTAAAATCATCTGGCAGCAACAGATCTATGGCAATGGAGACCAACCGTTGGATATGAGCAATGACGAGAATGAAGAAGCAAAAAGGCTAAGCTCAAAGATGCCTTTATTTATGGCAAAACCTTTAGTAGACGGTCAAAATATTCTAATGGCATCAACCGGGCATCCCTCAGAAGTTAGTAGTGCATGGCTCTATAATTTCAATAAGGCTGATGGTACAAAAAACTGGCTTAGTGAACTACCAACGATATATAATTACTTTGCCCCTGTAAAATACCGTAATTCCTATTTTGTGAATTCGGCTGTCTTTCTGGAAAAACTTAGTGCTCAAAATGGTGTAAATACTTCGTATGGAATGTTTGACGGAGATGTAGAAATTGCAGGACAACCCTTACAGCATAACGAGGTCAACCAATTTGAACGTCCCCTTTACAACCAGATGTACACTGATGGTAATACTCTTTTCATTGGAAGTGAAACAGGAACCATCTATGCCCTGAGTCTTGATAAAGATGGCAATCTCCCAAATGGTGACATCTCTGATCCAAATAATACTTTCATTAAAAATCCTAAGGTGTTCAAATGGATTTACAAGAATGACAAACTTGTTGCTAAAAGAAGCCATATCCTCTTTTTTGAGGACGGTACTTTATACACGGAGATGAGAATATCGTCTAATACAGAATCAAATCTTCTTGCCATTAATGCAGAAGACGGAAATCTGGAATGGGGACAAATTCTGCCATCTGATGTTTTAAACTGGACTATTAGCCATGGTAAAATCATTGGTAATAATGCTAATACTCTTTTTTATATAGACACGAACGGAAAAAATTTCACCAAAGTCAAAATTAAAGATAAACCTCTTTCCGGTATTGAATCTATAGATGCCACTCATTTTGTATATGTTACCCAAAAAGGAATTGAAATTTTTGATACCCAAACCCAAGCAGCAAGATTAGTTATTGCAAAGGCATTCAATGATAATGAATACAACAATCTGCAAATCAAGTATATTTCAAAATAAATAAAGTATACTATTGAAAAGTATCAAACATATAATTAACAAAATCTTCCATTATTTAGGCTTTGTACTGATGATGATTATGGTGGCTTGCCTATTATTTTGGATCAATAATTACCGTTATTTCATCTATGCATTGATTGTTGCTGTTGCTGCTTTTTTATTAAGAAAAACACCAAAGACAGGCTGGAAAGCAAAAAGTGAATATTTTTTAATGATACTGGCATTTGTTTACTTTCCTTTACTCACCATAATGTCTGTTTCTCCTTTTCTACAATTCAAGGAGTTTCAATGGACTCATCTCGGATGGCAGCAAACGAAAGGACAGGTATTATCTTATAAATGTGAGTGGGAACCACCGTTTAGGAGATTGAGTGGATATGCTTATATTGACGTATCCTATCAATATCAAATCAATCATAAAGTGTATACAAATACTGAAGAGAAAGTTGAAAAAATGTATTATCCTATATGGGAGAGTAAGGAAAGAATACAATTATTAAAGACTGATCTTTTAGAGCAAGCAAAACAGCAGACCGAGTCCCGAAAATTCATTCTTCTATTCAATAGAAACAATCCGAAAGAGAGTAGATTTTTTATTTCCCATTCGCTATTTTATCCTCAGGGGTCTGGAATTTATGCTTTTTCTATCTTTATTGGTGTTTTAATTTTATTGCTGATTATTAATGTATATTTTTCGTTCAAAAATAAGAACGCAATATGAAGAGTTACAATTCAGGGAAATTAATATGTTCTAAAAGGTGAAAACAATTATTAAATATATACTGGTCAGATTTATCATTATGGCCATTCCTTACTTTGCCTGGTTTGCTTTATTTGCAGAGGCAGGCTATCACCGTCAAACATATGATCTGGACCTACTGCCGCTATATGTTTTTTTCTTTTTTGGTGGGTTAATAGGTATTGAAACTCTTTTCCGTATCAACAGGAAAGAAAAAACAAAATATTTATCTAACATTTTACTTTTGATATTTTTTATTTTGTTGTATTTTGTTTTACCTCATAGAGAGAATTTTAATTAAATAAAAATACTGCTTTTCTTGTCAGACTATGTATTGAATCCCTCCTAAGAAAAGCTTAAAAACTAAAAAACCTACCAATAAGATGAAACTAAATATTAAAAAAAAATACATTATACTCTGGTGTGTCATCATCATTGCCGTTATCATTCTTCCAGATATCAAAATGTACTATCAGCAGTACAAACTAAGATCTGAAAAACTGCCGGAAAGATTTCTGTCTTACTCTACACTGGATAGTCTGAAAGACAATGATTATGAAGTATTGAAAATATATGGGGGCTTTAATGAACCTGTACTTCAAGGAAACGACAGTACAATTATCATCATTTCCGGAAGTAGAAAAGAATCAAAAGACGGCGGCGATGATATCGTAAATAAATGGTATAAAATAAATCTGAACGGTCAGATAACAGACTCCCTCCAATATAGCTACAATAGTCTAAACTCTACACATAGCTATCAGACTTTCAACGATTATATTGTAGATGTGGATCAAAACACCTACTCTAACTGGATTAAAGATGGAGACACCATTCATTATCCCTATAAAAACATTACTGAAAATAAAATTTTTCCCGTTTCTGAAGCACAAAAGATCATTGCAGACAAGGAATATATGTACGATGATATCATTCATTCTGATACGGCTGATAACGATTACAAATACAAATTAGTTGTATATAAGGATAATGTCTGGAACTATTTTTATACAGAAAAGAACTGGACTGATTATCCTGCATACAAAACCAATAAAAAGTCCATTCAGTACGATGCATCTACCTATA
This genomic interval from Chryseobacterium joostei contains the following:
- a CDS encoding fumarate reductase/succinate dehydrogenase flavoprotein subunit produces the protein MILDSKIPQGPLEQKWDNYKKKAKLVNPANRKKLDVIVVGTGLAGSSIAASLGEMGYNVKSFCFQDSPRRAHSVAAQGGVNAAKNYKNDGDSVYRMFVDTLKGGDFRAREANVYRMAECSLNLIDQSVAQGVPFGREYGGYLNNRSFGGVQVSRTFYARGQTGQQLLLGAYQALMRQVGKGSVQLFSRHEMLDLVTIDGKARGIIVRNLDTGEIERHAAHAVILATGGYGKIYYLSTLAMGCNGSAIWRAHKKGALMASPSWIQVHPTSLPQSGDYQSKLTLMSESLRNDGRIWVPLKKDENRPPNDIPESERDYYLERRYPAFGNLAPRDISSRAAKERIDAGFGIGPLKNAVYLDFSKAIKEQGKDKIQEKYGNLFDMYLKITGYDAYKEPMMISPSAHFSMGGLWVDYELMTTVPGLFALGEANFADHGANRLGANSLLQASVDGYFIAPYTIANYLANEIHTGKISPDAPEFEKAENAVKNQIQDLINIKGTKTVDYFHKTLGKLLYDYCGLARTEEGLKYAIQEIRKLKQEFHKEVRVSGQGDTMNTELEKAGRVADYFEIGELMCYDALTRNESCGAHFREEYQTPDGEALRNDTDYQFISAWAWTGENGEPELIKEPLIFEEIQPTVRSYK
- a CDS encoding succinate dehydrogenase/fumarate reductase iron-sulfur subunit, with the translated sequence MDLHLKIWRQKDKKSEGKLVNYDLKGLNSHMSFLEMLDTLNEKLITEGDEPVEFDHDCREGICGQCGMMINGIAHGPLKNTTTCQLHLRSFKDGETILIEPFRAEAFPVKKDLKVDRSAFDRIISSGGFVSINTGQAPDATAIPVTHQTAEEAFDSAACIGCGACVATCKNGSAALFTSAKITHMALLPQGKEERSKRVLDMVSQMDGELFGHCSNTEACEVECPQGISVLNIARMNFEYNRALFFKKK
- a CDS encoding nucleoid-associated protein, producing MFSKIIVHRVGNKINGESLTLSQEELKLEEGMAELLENYFLGSFKSEETFHFYSDTYLVNNPVYSAVSEIFEDKSKFIWEAENIAKHLFEAAENPRVQGGELFIVLFEDESDRPDRVDKIGIFKTEKRESFLKINPQDETFDIEKDMGIGLSKIDKAALIHNNNKDTGYVLSVVDNNKNGDMYYWFEDFLKVKQRDDEYFHTQEALMVYKDYITKQLPQEFEVSKADQADFLNKSINFFKEKEEFKLDEFANEVLGDEHVIESFVNFKTDYEQDMQVNIAEEFPISEAAVKKTQRHFKSIIKLDKNFHIYIHGDRQKLETGEDDKGKYYRLYFEKEV
- a CDS encoding DUF7674 family protein, with amino-acid sequence MNYLQAVQEITELVPDFETELKEHRNPTSYSVIRTFTERIKNMIRQNDSNLLLKSLQKMDKIYTDGDVALKNAIDNTFIYSLDNFTAFCSKEDRKMIFSHISSTLKSSYSRQIYNHGI
- a CDS encoding DUF7674 family protein — translated: MMKVQMQTINQKIAVEYLKFFYPPLRKEIIQLSVHDNFAGIMQATVNYLKGLLQESKINIIAHHIKLMDGLYRNGNSYVRTMIENIFIRSFESFKKHAKIQHWKLLYHYMPVSFQIIYNEQQKQDQIYFGK
- a CDS encoding thioredoxin family protein, which codes for MKYSKIIVVVALLLFQLGTAQEKADVVLNKALTEAKAGKKNVLLMFHASWCKWCKMMEKNMNLPETKPLFDKKFVTAYVDVQERGEKKSLENPGGQELMNKYKGENAGLPFWLILNPKGEVLADSFNAKGENLGSPSTPEEVATFIAKLEKTSKLKKEELQIIENVFVKK
- a CDS encoding ankyrin repeat domain-containing protein translates to MKKIGISIIIALSSMLSAQTKQQVDAFYAAISSNDLSLVKKLTEQGYPIKAVLSDQILPVKAAIWKKNLPMVEYMVNKGANITADKTLIDTAIEYGSPEITRYLLGKGLYAQNALYTAIFYENFEIAKELYVNHQPQKTEREDLGKFLLLSVKNNDLEFIKKVPLKGKDSPIDYFDYDGYNALLYAVEKNYTEIAKYLLSQGADKKSRITFETDNGIVEGKTALQFAKANKNTELIRLLK
- a CDS encoding outer membrane protein assembly factor BamB family protein, whose product is MKKLIFLISASIFLGCNKTSKTESSKVNHATLLVATEGHIFNFNLDENKMAWQYKSAIDSAGNRNLFTLDGQNIFMPFESGKLINFDINSGKIIWQQQIYGNGDQPLDMSNDENEEAKRLSSKMPLFMAKPLVDGQNILMASTGHPSEVSSAWLYNFNKADGTKNWLSELPTIYNYFAPVKYRNSYFVNSAVFLEKLSAQNGVNTSYGMFDGDVEIAGQPLQHNEVNQFERPLYNQMYTDGNTLFIGSETGTIYALSLDKDGNLPNGDISDPNNTFIKNPKVFKWIYKNDKLVAKRSHILFFEDGTLYTEMRISSNTESNLLAINAEDGNLEWGQILPSDVLNWTISHGKIIGNNANTLFYIDTNGKNFTKVKIKDKPLSGIESIDATHFVYVTQKGIEIFDTQTQAARLVIAKAFNDNEYNNLQIKYISK